The proteins below are encoded in one region of Methanofollis aquaemaris:
- a CDS encoding sodium:solute symporter family transporter, which produces MSIEVLIILLYLALMLAIGFFVQRRGAVETSKGYLVANRNIGPVLIGGTLFATFWGGGTLLGGAGAAYDGHLLATIADPWASGITLLLMAVFFVTILRKMKIASLGEMYYLRYGMKGSLVASFLSLPTLIFWTSVQILAIGKILNVLIGLPAVESAVFAGLIVIIYTYLGGMLAVIITDNIQMVLILLGLAVLIPTGISYAGGIEAIAANTPADFWSILPDDASPSGIGWTFTGIMAWFAAWCGMGLGSLASLDISQRVFCARDDKAARQGLLFGTGLYWVAGLGPIVLGLVGIVMVNNGLIDGAVLAQDPELIVPYLAKTLLSPWMMALFVGSLVAAIMSTASSAIFAAAAVISTNFIHGSVSDHVHHEKRVLRITRALVVAIGLLCIGISFTATGVYDLMIFGFTLLFACLFWTVVCGLFWKRANAPGAIASMLSGFFTTLAGIAALSLQEGAFTLVPPDNEWTVFFTFVPTVVAGAAMFVVSHLTQTSHPPVPLRDTDGQVLKWPELAEQPVIVRREPDGVPVAAAAAQPVPEEE; this is translated from the coding sequence ATGAGCATAGAAGTCCTGATTATCCTGCTGTACCTCGCCCTGATGCTTGCTATTGGCTTTTTTGTCCAGCGCCGGGGCGCGGTCGAGACCTCGAAGGGATACCTGGTTGCAAACCGGAATATCGGTCCTGTTCTGATTGGGGGAACACTCTTCGCCACCTTCTGGGGAGGGGGCACCCTTCTCGGCGGGGCGGGGGCGGCGTACGACGGCCATCTCCTTGCCACCATCGCCGATCCCTGGGCCTCGGGTATAACGCTTCTCCTGATGGCGGTGTTCTTCGTCACCATCCTGCGGAAGATGAAGATCGCCTCGCTGGGGGAGATGTACTATCTCCGGTACGGGATGAAAGGCTCGCTGGTTGCGTCCTTCCTCTCCCTGCCCACTCTTATCTTCTGGACCTCGGTCCAGATCCTGGCCATCGGCAAGATCCTCAACGTCCTCATCGGCCTCCCTGCCGTGGAGAGCGCGGTCTTTGCCGGGCTGATCGTGATCATCTACACCTATCTGGGCGGGATGCTCGCGGTGATCATCACCGACAACATCCAGATGGTCCTGATCCTCCTCGGCCTCGCCGTCCTGATACCGACCGGCATCTCCTATGCCGGCGGCATCGAGGCCATCGCGGCCAACACCCCGGCTGACTTCTGGTCGATCCTCCCCGACGACGCCTCGCCGAGCGGGATCGGGTGGACTTTCACCGGGATCATGGCCTGGTTTGCGGCCTGGTGCGGGATGGGCCTGGGGAGCCTGGCCTCCCTGGACATCTCGCAGCGGGTCTTCTGCGCACGGGACGATAAAGCGGCCAGGCAGGGTCTCCTCTTCGGGACCGGGCTGTACTGGGTCGCGGGCCTCGGCCCCATCGTCCTCGGTCTGGTCGGGATCGTGATGGTGAACAACGGGCTCATCGACGGGGCGGTGCTGGCTCAGGACCCCGAACTGATCGTCCCCTATCTCGCCAAGACCCTCCTCTCCCCCTGGATGATGGCCCTCTTCGTCGGGTCGCTGGTGGCGGCGATCATGTCCACCGCGAGTTCGGCGATCTTCGCGGCCGCGGCGGTCATCTCGACCAACTTCATCCATGGCTCGGTCTCGGACCATGTGCACCATGAGAAGAGGGTGCTGCGGATCACCAGGGCCCTGGTCGTCGCCATCGGTCTGCTCTGCATCGGGATCAGTTTCACCGCCACGGGAGTCTACGACCTGATGATCTTCGGGTTCACCCTCCTCTTTGCCTGCCTCTTCTGGACGGTGGTCTGCGGGCTCTTCTGGAAGCGGGCGAACGCCCCCGGAGCGATCGCCTCGATGCTCTCCGGGTTCTTCACCACCCTCGCCGGGATCGCCGCCCTTTCTCTTCAGGAGGGGGCGTTCACGCTCGTCCCGCCCGACAACGAGTGGACGGTCTTCTTCACCTTCGTCCCGACGGTGGTGGCCGGGGCGGCGATGTTCGTCGTCTCGCACCTGACGCAGACCTCCCACCCGCCGGTGCCGCTCAGGGATACCGACGGGCAGGTGCTGAAATGGCCCGAACTTGCCGAGCAGCCGGTGATCGTCAGGCGGGAGCCCGACGGCGTACCGGTGGCGGCGGCGGCCGCGCAACCGGTTCCTGAGGAGGAGTGA
- a CDS encoding M28 family metallopeptidase: protein MQHLSRQGAVTVILIMLVGIALACPAAALDIPAPDPKKIEQMTYDLCTFERASGSEERVAAATYIAGAMKERGLSVGTGRFAYAGCYFDPQLSLSSSIIGVREGATDEIVVICAHYDTTGPEMPGADDNAAGVATMIEVSRILEDISLNRSVYFIAFGGEETGLEGSRRWLADNPDLHDRIVLAINLDCVASGDRLQVTALPQHRWILGTFPPSACLEETTMPLLNLARGDDHTFRAARIPAVLIYEEDSRQIMHTPDDRPERLNYTLAAECARIVAGTIAGTDAATGDPSPEIDLRIENGTIVFTGPGDAPVEVIVDGTSLGVLPSGSVTLPEGPHTVQAVTHGREGTRAVATATGEGWEVEPPAISGSAVAIPWADGPRDVVRFTFTAIPLAYSIERPEEVARVDGYLDGILIRNLDNDHAVVPVPGPHTFTVVAYRTDEAVIGTERAAFTLERFSLVDLDGGLLQVDETGGVACSAAARTYTYNYNPGERYHIVVGCTYTDTTDALLQTAAFRVDGPDGRDTGYRFYDIPVLDDSQTREIMFWLEPEGPGTYRWNISCSKGDENAVGTGSLILC, encoded by the coding sequence ATGCAACACCTATCGAGACAGGGGGCCGTTACCGTCATTCTGATCATGCTTGTCGGGATTGCCCTGGCATGCCCGGCGGCCGCTCTTGATATCCCGGCACCAGACCCCAAGAAGATCGAGCAGATGACCTACGACCTCTGCACCTTCGAGCGGGCTTCAGGATCTGAAGAGCGGGTCGCGGCGGCGACCTACATCGCCGGGGCGATGAAGGAGCGCGGGTTATCGGTCGGCACCGGGAGGTTTGCGTATGCCGGTTGTTATTTTGATCCCCAACTCAGCCTCTCATCGAGCATCATCGGCGTCAGAGAGGGGGCGACCGACGAGATCGTCGTCATATGCGCCCACTACGATACCACCGGTCCGGAGATGCCCGGCGCCGACGACAACGCCGCGGGCGTGGCCACGATGATCGAGGTCTCCAGAATCCTCGAAGACATTTCCCTGAACCGGTCCGTATACTTCATCGCCTTCGGCGGGGAGGAGACCGGGCTTGAAGGGAGCAGGCGGTGGCTGGCCGACAACCCTGACCTCCACGACCGGATCGTCCTCGCGATAAACCTCGATTGCGTGGCCTCCGGGGATCGTCTGCAGGTCACGGCGCTCCCCCAGCACCGGTGGATCCTCGGGACGTTCCCGCCGTCGGCGTGCCTGGAGGAGACGACGATGCCCCTCCTGAACCTCGCACGCGGGGACGACCATACCTTCCGTGCCGCCAGGATACCGGCAGTCCTGATCTATGAGGAGGACAGTCGCCAGATCATGCACACTCCGGACGACCGGCCCGAACGCCTCAACTACACGCTTGCCGCGGAGTGCGCACGGATCGTCGCAGGGACGATCGCGGGGACCGACGCGGCCACCGGCGATCCGTCGCCCGAGATCGATCTCAGGATCGAGAACGGGACGATCGTCTTCACCGGACCGGGCGATGCGCCGGTCGAGGTGATCGTGGACGGCACCAGCCTCGGGGTGCTCCCCTCGGGCTCGGTCACCCTCCCGGAAGGCCCTCACACGGTGCAGGCGGTTACCCACGGGCGCGAGGGGACCAGGGCCGTTGCGACGGCCACCGGGGAGGGATGGGAGGTCGAGCCGCCGGCCATTTCGGGCAGCGCCGTCGCCATCCCATGGGCGGACGGTCCGAGAGACGTCGTCCGCTTCACCTTTACCGCCATCCCGCTCGCCTACAGCATCGAACGACCAGAAGAGGTTGCCCGGGTCGACGGTTACCTCGACGGGATCCTGATCCGGAACCTCGACAACGATCACGCTGTGGTTCCGGTCCCGGGGCCGCACACCTTCACGGTCGTGGCATATAGAACCGACGAGGCGGTCATCGGGACCGAGCGGGCCGCATTCACCCTGGAGAGGTTCAGTTTGGTGGACCTCGACGGAGGACTCTTACAGGTCGACGAGACCGGAGGGGTCGCCTGTTCTGCGGCGGCCCGCACGTACACCTATAATTACAATCCTGGCGAGCGCTATCACATCGTGGTGGGGTGCACGTATACGGATACCACGGATGCCCTCCTGCAGACGGCAGCGTTCCGGGTGGACGGCCCCGACGGCCGGGATACGGGGTATCGCTTCTACGACATACCGGTCCTCGATGACTCGCAGACACGAGAGATCATGTTCTGGCTGGAACCTGAGGGACCGGGCACGTACCGCTGGAATATCTCCTGCAGCAAGGGCGACGAAAACGCCGTCGGCACGGGGAGCCTCATCCTCTGCTGA
- a CDS encoding TolB family protein → MMRRRNAIIAVLVLLTAAALAMQAAGLGAAERQVTDDPADQYMPAIDGERVVWTDTRNGNEDIYLYNLTSGNLTRLTDDDGEQYRPALFGERVVWADTRHGNEDIYLHDLGSGNETRITDDPGVQGDPAIDGDRVVWADLRTLNVNVHLFDLAAGNESPVTDGIPFQGYPALSGDLVVWTDTRYWSADIYLGNLTTGEETRLTTDAGDQYEPAFDGTRIVWTDTRNGNQDIYLYDLESGEERQVTNDTADQYEPAIDGDRIVWTDTRNGNRDIYLHDLGSGNETRITNDRADQYEPAVSGDSVVWTDERNGNRDIYLYDLSEKRSS, encoded by the coding sequence ATGATGAGGAGACGAAACGCGATCATAGCAGTGCTCGTGCTGCTCACTGCGGCGGCGCTCGCCATGCAGGCGGCGGGCCTCGGGGCTGCGGAGCGGCAGGTCACCGACGACCCGGCCGACCAGTATATGCCGGCGATCGACGGGGAGCGTGTTGTCTGGACCGATACGCGCAACGGGAACGAGGACATCTATCTCTATAACCTCACGAGCGGGAACCTGACCCGCCTCACCGACGACGACGGGGAACAGTACCGTCCCGCGCTCTTCGGCGAGCGGGTCGTCTGGGCCGACACCCGCCACGGGAACGAGGACATCTATCTCCACGACCTCGGAAGCGGGAACGAGACGCGGATCACCGACGACCCGGGGGTCCAGGGCGACCCCGCGATCGACGGTGACCGGGTCGTCTGGGCCGACCTGCGGACCCTCAACGTCAATGTCCATCTCTTCGACCTCGCCGCGGGCAACGAGTCGCCGGTCACCGATGGCATCCCCTTCCAGGGCTATCCCGCCCTCTCCGGCGACCTGGTCGTCTGGACCGACACCAGGTACTGGAGTGCCGACATCTATCTGGGCAATCTCACGACCGGCGAGGAGACGCGGCTCACCACCGACGCGGGGGACCAGTATGAACCAGCGTTCGACGGGACGCGGATCGTCTGGACCGACACCAGGAACGGGAACCAGGACATCTATCTCTACGACCTCGAAAGCGGCGAGGAGCGGCAGGTCACCAACGACACCGCCGACCAGTATGAACCGGCGATCGACGGCGACCGGATCGTCTGGACCGATACGAGAAACGGGAACCGCGACATCTATCTCCATGACCTCGGAAGTGGGAACGAGACGCGGATCACCAACGACCGGGCCGACCAGTACGAACCGGCGGTCAGCGGGGATTCTGTGGTATGGACCGACGAACGGAACGGGAACCGCGATATCTATCTCTACGATCTTTCGGAGAAGAGGAGTTCCTGA